A genomic window from Salvia miltiorrhiza cultivar Shanhuang (shh) chromosome 5, IMPLAD_Smil_shh, whole genome shotgun sequence includes:
- the LOC131025297 gene encoding 1,4-dihydroxy-2-naphthoyl-CoA synthase, peroxisomal-like, whose translation MAGIRAEAAAAINRRMFAVSRHLNPESNHAHGVGMSACSSGFDDTYHRVHGAVPTHIPPWKAAMDDSGKDFADIIYEKAVGDGIAKITINRPERRNAFRPETVKELMRAFNDARDDNSIGVIILTGKGTKAFCSGGDQSLRGKDGYIDNDNVGRLNVLDLQVQIRRLPKPVVAMVAGYAVGGGHVLHMVCDLTIAADNAVFGQTGPKVGSFDAGYGASIMSRLVGPKRAREMWYMTRFYNAGEAEKMGLVNTVVPLEKLEEETVKWCREILRNSPMAIRLCKAAINAADDGHAGLQQIGGDATLLFYGTEEGYEGKNAYLERRKPDFSRFPRLP comes from the exons ATGGCGGGAATTCGCGCAGAAGCTGCTGCAGCAATCAATAGAAGAATGTTTGCTGTTTCTAGGCATCTCAATCCGGAATCGAATCACGCTCACGGCGTCGGCATGTCCGCCTGCAGCTCCGGATTCGACGACACCTACCACCGGGTGCACGGCGCCGTGCCCACTCATATCCCGCCGTGGAAGGCGGCGATGGACGATTCCGGCAAGGATTTCGCCGACATTATCTACGAGAAGGCAGTCGGTGATGGCATTGCTAAG ATTACAATTAATAGGCCGGAGAGGAGAAATGCGTTTAGGCCTGAGACGGTTAAGGAGCTGATGCGTGCTTTCAATGATGCCAGAGATGATAACTCTATCGGAGTCATCATCCTCACCGGGAAG GGCACCAAGGCATTCTGCAGTGGAGGGGATCAATCACTCAGAGGCAAAGATGGTTACATTGATAATGATAATGTGGGACGTCTCAATGTATTAGACCTTCAG GTCCAAATCCGCCGCCTGCCTAAGCCAGTGGTAGCAATG GTTGCAGGCTATGCAGTAGGGGGTGGGCATGTGCTGCACATGGTCTGCGATCTAACGATCGCAGCTGATAACGCCGTCTTTGGCCAGACGGGGCCGAAG GTTGGAAGCTTTGATGCAGGCTATGGGGCTTCGATAATGTCTCGTTTG GTTGGCCCGAAAAGAGCACGAGAAATGTGGTACATGACGAGGTTTTACAATGCCGGGGAAGCAGAGAAAATGGGACTTGTCAACACGGTTGTTCCG CTGGAGAAGCTGGAAGAAGAAACAGTTAAATGGTGTAGAGAGATTCTGAGGAACAGTCCAATGGCAATTCGGCTGTGCAAAGCAGCCATCAATGCAGCTGACGACGGACATGCCGGCCTTCAG CAAATCGGAGGAGACGCCACGCTCCTATTCTACGGGACTGAAGAAGGTTACGAAGGGAAGAACGCATATTTGGAGCGAAGGAAACCGGATTTCTCGAGATTTCCTAGGCTTCCATGA
- the LOC131025298 gene encoding polygalacturonase At1g48100-like, with product MGGFCLKKITFTIVVVLLVWCSDVDTCNARRAGKHWRRSQNSAASLSKKKGRSHSSGHRNAGKPKPKTPPPPPPPTIPPPKKGGGNAAGSTVFNVLNFGAKGDGKSDDTKAFQAAWAAACKVEASIINVPEKYVFLVGPISFSGPYCQHDIVFQLDGTIVAPTGSSHWGSGLLQWLEFTKLVGLTIKGSGVIDGNGAVWWQSVDDHDPFDDQAKLIFPTNLTFGQKPPAPVSSSLGGKMPSIKPTALRFYGSFNVTVSGITIQNSPQCHLKFDNCIGVAVYNFSVSSPADSPNTDGIHLQNSKDVLIRSSTLACGDDCVSIQTGCTNVYIHNVNCGPGHGISIGGLGKDNTKACVSNITVRDVVMHNTMNGVRIKTWQGGSGSVQGVQFSNIQVSEVQLPIVIDQFYCDKSSCRNQSSAVALSGINYENIRGTYTIKPVHFACSDHMPCTDVTLTNIQLRPQPERYHMYSPFCWQAFGQLYSPMVPPVECLQVGKPSSNKIQGDHDSC from the exons ATGGGTGGTTTTTGCCTCAAGAAAATCACATTCACGATCGTCGTCGTGCTTCTCGTGTGGTGCTCCGACGTCGACACTTGCAATGCAAGAAGAGCTGGCAAGCACTGGCGGCGGAGTCAGAACTCCGCCGCCTCGCTGTCCAAGAAGAAAGGCCGGAGCCACAGCTCCGGCCACCGCAATGCCGGCAAACCGAAACCGAAgactcctcctccgccgccgccgcccacaATTCCGCCGCCCAAGAAAGGTGGTGGGAATGCAGCCGGTTCAACAGTGTTTAATGTGCTGAATTTTGGAGCTAAAGGTGATGGGAAATCAGATGATacaaag GCATTTCAAGCTGCCTGGGCTGCTGCTTGTAAGGTCGAAGCTTCAATCATTAATGTCCCAGAAAAATACGTCTTTTTGGTGGGGCCCATCTCGTTTTCCGGTCCATACTGCCAGCACGACATCGTTTTTCAG TTAGATGGCACGATTGTTGCCCCCACGGGCTCGAGCCACTGGGGCTCAGGGCTTCTCCAATGGCTCGAGTTCACTAAGCTGGTCGGGCTCACGATCAAGGGAAGTGGCGTGATCGACGGGAACGGCGCCGTTTGGTGGCAGAGCGTTGATGATCATGATCCCTTTGATGATCAGGCCAAGCTGATCTTCCCAACCAACCTCACATTCGGACAAAAACCTCCAGCTCCG GTGAGTAGCTCACTTGGTGGGAAGATGCCAAGCATCAAACCAACT gcgCTTAGATTCTATGGGAGTTTCAACGTGACGGTGAGTGGCATAACGATCCAAAACAGCCCTCAGTGCCACCTGAAGTTCGACAACTGCATTGGAGTCGCGGTGTACAACTTCAGCGTCTCCTCGCCTGCAGACAGCCCCAACACCGATGGCATTCATCTGCAGAACTCCAAAGACGTGCTGATCCGCAGCTCAACCCTCGCTTGTG GGGATGACTGCGTGTCCATACAAACCGGATGCACGAACGTATACATACACAACGTGAACTGTGGGCCGGGGCACGGGATCAGCATCGGGGGGCTGGGGAAGGACAACACCAAGGCCTGCGTGTCGAACATCACTGTCAGAGACGTCGTGATGCACAACACGATGAATGGAGTCCGGATCAAGACGTGGCAG GGCGGGTCGGGGTCCGTGCAGGGCGTGCAGTTCTCGAACATCCAAGTCTCCGAGGTGCAGCTGCCCATAGTCATCGACCAGTTCTACTGCGACAAGAGCTCGTGCAGGAACCAGTCCTCCGCGGTGGCCCTGTCCGGGATCAACTACGAGAACATACGTGGGACCTACACAATTAAACCCGTGCACTTTGCCTGCAGCGACCACATGCCCTGCACGGACGTTACCCTAACCAACATTCAGCTGAGGCCACAGCCGGAGCGCTACCACATGTATAGCCCCTTCTGCTGGCAGGCCTTCGGGCAGCTCTACTCCCCGATGGTCCCTCCGGTCGAGTGCCTCCAGGTCGGGAAGCCGTCGAGCAACAAGATTCAAGGGGATCATGATTCTTGCTAG
- the LOC131025300 gene encoding uncharacterized protein LOC131025300, with amino-acid sequence MPKYKNEPLAVRVYTVCDESKYLIVRNVPSLGCGDELLKLLSSYGPVAECKPMDAEDCEVYTDVYWIKFHQVNNARFAKRKLDESIFLGNRIQVTYAPEYESLSDTKEKLEGRRKEVLARLNPRRSKGPSDSSREPSSASTPSLKDSCPPNSSLPQRQMSESRDAITGHASSMPLVSSDKEYFPSESMNQTVKLVRDKLNKIESSSEHAASGPSKKARVDNRRRI; translated from the exons ATGCCTAAATACAAAAACGAGCCCCTTGCAGTTCGCGTTTATACAGTTTGCGATGAATCAAA GTACCTGATTGTAAGGAATGTTCCTTCCTTGGGTTGTGGCGATGAGCTCTTGAAATTGCTCTCTTCTTATGGCCCAGTTGCAGA ATGTAAGCCGATGGATGCCGAAGACTGTGAGGTGTATACCGATGTTTATTGGATCAAATTTCATCAAGTTAACAATGCTAG GTTTGCCAAAAGAAAGTTAGATGAGTCTATTTTTCTAGGAAACCGAATACAAGTGACATATGCGCCCGAGTATGAGAGCCTTTCcgacacaaaagagaagttagAAGGGAGGAGGAAGGAAGTTCTAGCACGACTAAACC CTAGAAGATCCAAAGGCCCTTCCGATTCTAGTAGAGAGCCTTCCTCAGCTTCCACTCCTTCGCTCAAGGATTCATGCCCCCCAAATTCTTCCTTACCTCAAAG GCAGATGAGCGAATCACGAGATGCTATCACTGGACATGCATCTTCCATGCCATTAGTTTCTTCTGATAAG GAATATTTTCCATCAGAATCTATGAATCAAACGGTTAAGTTGGTGAGGGACAAACTGAATAAG ATAGAATCAAGTTCCGAGCACGCGGCATCGGGGCCTTCGAAGAAGGCGCGTGTCGACAATAGAAGAAGAATCTAG
- the LOC131025299 gene encoding CRS2-associated factor 2, chloroplastic isoform X1 — MAILASLPNPNLFSSLPTTPPPSAPSPPPKPPIPPPKYPPPLKSQRRQNPDPSTNPAFTAHHRSSKYYKPVKPGQKIQPDNDDRAVIVGHSGISYHLPGAPFEFMYSYSETPKAQPLAMREPAFLPFAPPTMPRPWTGKAPMKKSKRNIKLFEPLGGGGGDENPNENMWSKRYEMLRGYEMGKFNVRPRKEVLGAPLRREEIREMVKPLLSSNKQLLCFSFLKVAFLDYPSGIMSFCFDFSRDGLTHNMLELIHTHWRRQPVCKVRCLGVPTVDMDNLCRCVEEKSGGKIIHRVGGVLYLFRGRNYDHQKRPRLPIMLWKPATPVYPKLIQDAPEGLTKEEADELRTKGKRLLPIRKLAKNGVYVTLVRDARTAFEGSELVRIDCRGLQPSDYKKIGAKLKELVPCVLLSFDDEQILMWRGREWKSMYRDEVPRRYLPSANGSSPTDLSDSESPRISPKMMALWRRAVESGQASILDEVDVSPDELLSKVEEFESASQAIAHSYPATIYSSGKSSSASRALVKEDEDEDFSEDDDESFDAVESQVPLGSLPIDLLAMQLSDGEDED, encoded by the exons ATGGCGATTCTCGCATCACTCCCAAATCCAAACCTATTCTCATCCCTCCCCACCACCCCACCACCCTCCGCCCCCTCCCCGCCCCCCAAACCCCCAATTCCACCCCCCAAATACCCTCCGCCTTTAAAATCCCAGCGCCGCCAAAACCCAGACCCTTCCACCAACCCCGCCTTCACCGCCCACCACCGCAGCTCCAAATACTACAAGCCCGTCAAGCCCGGCCAGAAAATCCAACCCGACAACGACGACCGCGCCGTCATCGTCGGGCATTCCGGAATCTCCTACCACTTGCCCGGCGCCCCCTTCGAATTCATGTACAGCTATTCCGAGACGCCTAAAGCTCAGCCCCTGGCGATGCGGGAGCCCGCGTTCCTGCCGTTCGCGCCGCCCACGATGCCGCGGCCGTGGACGGGGAAGGCGCCGATGAAGAAGAGCAAGCGGAATATCAAGCTTTTTGAGCCgctgggcggcggcggcggcgatgagAATCCGAATGAGAATATGTGGTCGAAGCGGTACGAGATGTTGAGGGGTTATGAGATGGGGAAATTCAATGTGCGGCCGAGGAAGGAGGTGTTGGGAGCGCCGCTGCGGAGGGAGGAGATTCGAGAGATGGTGAAACCCTTGTTGTCTAGTAATAAACAG TTGTTGTGTTTCAGTTTCTTGAAAGTTGCATTTCTAGATTATCCAAGTGGGATCATGTCTTTTTGTTTCGATTTCA GTCGAGATGGATTAACACATAATATGCTGGAGTTGATACACACGCATTGGAGGCGACAGCCCGTTTGCAAAGTCCGTTGCTTGGGTGTCCCGACTGTTGACATGGATAACCTATGCCGGTGCGTTGAG GAAAAATCCGGTGGCAAGATCATTCATCGGGTGGGCGGGGTGTTGTATCTGTTTCGTGGCAGAAACTATGATCACCAGAAACGGCCTCGCTTGCCTATCATGCTTTGGAAACCGGCTACGCCTGTTTACCCGAAGCTCATACAAGATGCACCGGAAGGGCTGACGAAGGAAGAAGCAGACGAGTTGAGAACGAAAGGGAAGAGGTTGCTCCCAATCCGTAAATTAG CGAAAAACGGGGTTTACGTCACCTTGGTGAGGGATGCGAGGACCGCGTTTGAAGGGTCGGAGTTGGTGAGGATAGACTGCAGAGGGTTGCAGCCTAGTGATTACAAGAAGATAGGAGCTAAGTTGAAG GAATTGGTGCCCTGCGTGCTGCTATCGTTCGATGATGAGCAAATACTGATGTGGAGAGGAAGGGAGTGGAAATCCATGTACCGGGACGAGGTTCCTCGGAGATACCTACCTTCTGCTAATGGCTCGAGCCCTACCGATCTTTCCG ATTCGGAGTCGCCCCGGATAAGCCCTAAGATGATGGCGTTGTGGCGAAGGGCCGTTGAGTCGGGGCAAGCGTCGATTTTGGACGAGGTTGATGTGAGCCCGGACGAGCTTCTGTCGAAGGTGGAGGAGTTTGAGAGCGCGTCTCAGGCAATCGCGCACTCTTACCCCGCCACGATCTATTCAAGTGGCAAGAGCTCGTCGGCTTCGAGAGCCCTAGTTAAAGAAGATGAGGATGAAGATTTTagtgaagatgatgatgaatcTTTTGATGCAGTGGAATCTCAAGTTCCACTAGGATCACTGCCCATTGATTTGCTAGCAATGCAGCTCAGCGATGGTGAGGATGAAGACTAG
- the LOC131025299 gene encoding CRS2-associated factor 2, chloroplastic isoform X2 yields MAILASLPNPNLFSSLPTTPPPSAPSPPPKPPIPPPKYPPPLKSQRRQNPDPSTNPAFTAHHRSSKYYKPVKPGQKIQPDNDDRAVIVGHSGISYHLPGAPFEFMYSYSETPKAQPLAMREPAFLPFAPPTMPRPWTGKAPMKKSKRNIKLFEPLGGGGGDENPNENMWSKRYEMLRGYEMGKFNVRPRKEVLGAPLRREEIREMVKPLLSSNKQVNLGRDGLTHNMLELIHTHWRRQPVCKVRCLGVPTVDMDNLCRCVEEKSGGKIIHRVGGVLYLFRGRNYDHQKRPRLPIMLWKPATPVYPKLIQDAPEGLTKEEADELRTKGKRLLPIRKLAKNGVYVTLVRDARTAFEGSELVRIDCRGLQPSDYKKIGAKLKELVPCVLLSFDDEQILMWRGREWKSMYRDEVPRRYLPSANGSSPTDLSDSESPRISPKMMALWRRAVESGQASILDEVDVSPDELLSKVEEFESASQAIAHSYPATIYSSGKSSSASRALVKEDEDEDFSEDDDESFDAVESQVPLGSLPIDLLAMQLSDGEDED; encoded by the exons ATGGCGATTCTCGCATCACTCCCAAATCCAAACCTATTCTCATCCCTCCCCACCACCCCACCACCCTCCGCCCCCTCCCCGCCCCCCAAACCCCCAATTCCACCCCCCAAATACCCTCCGCCTTTAAAATCCCAGCGCCGCCAAAACCCAGACCCTTCCACCAACCCCGCCTTCACCGCCCACCACCGCAGCTCCAAATACTACAAGCCCGTCAAGCCCGGCCAGAAAATCCAACCCGACAACGACGACCGCGCCGTCATCGTCGGGCATTCCGGAATCTCCTACCACTTGCCCGGCGCCCCCTTCGAATTCATGTACAGCTATTCCGAGACGCCTAAAGCTCAGCCCCTGGCGATGCGGGAGCCCGCGTTCCTGCCGTTCGCGCCGCCCACGATGCCGCGGCCGTGGACGGGGAAGGCGCCGATGAAGAAGAGCAAGCGGAATATCAAGCTTTTTGAGCCgctgggcggcggcggcggcgatgagAATCCGAATGAGAATATGTGGTCGAAGCGGTACGAGATGTTGAGGGGTTATGAGATGGGGAAATTCAATGTGCGGCCGAGGAAGGAGGTGTTGGGAGCGCCGCTGCGGAGGGAGGAGATTCGAGAGATGGTGAAACCCTTGTTGTCTAGTAATAAACAGGTGAATTTAG GTCGAGATGGATTAACACATAATATGCTGGAGTTGATACACACGCATTGGAGGCGACAGCCCGTTTGCAAAGTCCGTTGCTTGGGTGTCCCGACTGTTGACATGGATAACCTATGCCGGTGCGTTGAG GAAAAATCCGGTGGCAAGATCATTCATCGGGTGGGCGGGGTGTTGTATCTGTTTCGTGGCAGAAACTATGATCACCAGAAACGGCCTCGCTTGCCTATCATGCTTTGGAAACCGGCTACGCCTGTTTACCCGAAGCTCATACAAGATGCACCGGAAGGGCTGACGAAGGAAGAAGCAGACGAGTTGAGAACGAAAGGGAAGAGGTTGCTCCCAATCCGTAAATTAG CGAAAAACGGGGTTTACGTCACCTTGGTGAGGGATGCGAGGACCGCGTTTGAAGGGTCGGAGTTGGTGAGGATAGACTGCAGAGGGTTGCAGCCTAGTGATTACAAGAAGATAGGAGCTAAGTTGAAG GAATTGGTGCCCTGCGTGCTGCTATCGTTCGATGATGAGCAAATACTGATGTGGAGAGGAAGGGAGTGGAAATCCATGTACCGGGACGAGGTTCCTCGGAGATACCTACCTTCTGCTAATGGCTCGAGCCCTACCGATCTTTCCG ATTCGGAGTCGCCCCGGATAAGCCCTAAGATGATGGCGTTGTGGCGAAGGGCCGTTGAGTCGGGGCAAGCGTCGATTTTGGACGAGGTTGATGTGAGCCCGGACGAGCTTCTGTCGAAGGTGGAGGAGTTTGAGAGCGCGTCTCAGGCAATCGCGCACTCTTACCCCGCCACGATCTATTCAAGTGGCAAGAGCTCGTCGGCTTCGAGAGCCCTAGTTAAAGAAGATGAGGATGAAGATTTTagtgaagatgatgatgaatcTTTTGATGCAGTGGAATCTCAAGTTCCACTAGGATCACTGCCCATTGATTTGCTAGCAATGCAGCTCAGCGATGGTGAGGATGAAGACTAG
- the LOC131025302 gene encoding uncharacterized protein LOC131025302 — MATDTTAPSYWLNWRFLLCAIWIVVTMIAAALIIWRYEGRGSSRGRASGGRRNKGASWATCSRSIHPVWLLGFRIVAFCALLGLILADTIIHGVGIFYFYTEWTFTLVTIYFGLASSLSILGCLKGEPKGDRSIAADAERGPFVAPADADEDAHTAKISFNDSHHDPTPVIASIGEYAFQIIFQMCAGAVMLTDSVYWLVLYSKDDDLTFLIVCMHSVNAVFLLGDTILNSVSFPFFRIAYFALWTCVFVIFQWIIHACVSMSWPYTFLDLSSSYAPLWYLAVGLLHIPCYGIFSLIFKIKQRCLSKQQQQF; from the exons ATGGCGACGGACACGACGGCCCCGAGCTACTGGCTGAACTGGAGATTCTTGCTGTGTGCAATATGGATCGTGGTGACTATGATCGCTGCAGCGCTCATTATATGGAGGTATGAGGGGCGTGGCTCGTCTAGGGGACGTGCAAGTGGGGGTCGGAGGAACAAGGGCGCGTCTTGGGCAACATGCTCGAGATCAATCCATCCCGTTTGGCTGCTTGGTTTTCGGATTGTTGCTTTCTGCGCCTTGCTAGGATTGATCCTTGCTGATACCATCATCCATGGTGTTGGCATATTCTACTTTTACACTGA GTGGACATTCACATTAGTAACCATCTATTTTGGG CTGGCGTCGTCCCTCTCCATCCTCGGGTGCCTTAAAGGGGAGCCGAAGGGGGATCGTTCCATCGCTGCAGATGCAGAGCGTGGCCCGTTTGTAGCACCGGCAGATGCAGATGAAGATGCACACACCGCAAAAATAAGCTTCAACGACTCTCACCACGACCCTACTCCCGTAATTGCATCTATCGGGGAATACGCCTTTCAAATAATCTTTCAG ATGTGCGCTGGGGCCGTCATGCTCACAGATTCGGTGTACTGGCTCGTGCTATACAGCAAAGATGACGATTTAACCTTT CTGATCGTCTGCATGCATTCCGTCAATGCAGTTTTCCTCCTCGGTGACACCATTTTAAACTCCGTG AGTTTCCCCTTCTTTCGAATCGCATATTTTGCTCTGTGGACATGCGTATTCGTCATTTTCCAGTGGATCATCCATGCTTGTGTTTCGATGAG TTGGCCGTATACCTTCCTAGACTTGTCTTCGTCTTATGCTCCCTTATg GTATCTGGCTGTTGGATTGCTGCATATTCCATGTTATGGGATCTTCTCACTTATATTCAAGATTAAACAACGTTGTTTATCAAAGCAGCAACAACAATTTTGA
- the LOC131025303 gene encoding uncharacterized protein LOC131025303, which yields MDEQKLENLKIQLQQLQNEAHEFVQSIPPMQLYGAVGVVIFTILFFLIIRLFKRRASNTIVLTGLSGSGKTVLFYQLRDGSAHQGTVTSMEPNEETFVLHSETTKKGKVKPVHIVDVPGHSRLRPKLDEFLPQAAGIVFVVDAVEFLPNVRAASEYLYDILTKASVVKRKIPLLLLCNKVDKVTAHTKDFIRKQLEKEIDKLRASRTALSSADIANEYSLGVPGEAFAFHQCLNKISVEETSGSTGDISQLEKFIREYVKA from the exons ATGGATGAGCAGAAATTAGAGAATCTGAAGATCCAATTGCAGCAGTTACAAAATGAAGCGCACGAATTTGTGCAGAGTATCCCGCCAATGCAGCTCTATGGTGCCGTCGGAGTAGTCATTTTCACCATACTTTTCTTCTTAATCA TTCGGCTTTTCAAGCGTAGGGCTTCAAATACTATTGTGCTCACTGGGTTAAGTGGAAGTGGCAAAACTGTTCTTTTTTACCAG CTTCGGGATGGCTCCGCCCATCAGGGTACTGTGACATCAATGGAACCAAATGAAGAAACATTTGTACTACACTCAGAGACAACTAAG AAGGGAAAAGTGAAGCCTGTTCACATTGTTGATGTTCCTGGGCATTCACGCCTTAGACCCAAACTAGATGAGTTCTTGCCTCAGGCAGCTGGAATAGTTTTTGTAGTAGATGCTGTGGAATTCTTACCCAATGTTCGTGCTGCTTCAGA GTACCTCTATGATATTTTGACCAAGGCAAGTGTTGTGAAGAGAAAGATCCCTTTGCTACTCTTGTGCAACAAGGTAGACAAAGTTACAGCACATACAAAAGATTTCATCAGAAAACAGCTGGAGAAGGAAAT TGACAAGCTCCGTGCATCAAGAACTGCACTATCTTCAGCCGATATAGCTAATGAATACTCACTCGGGGTACCTGGAGAAGCTTTTGCATTTCATCAGTGTCTCAACAAAATTTCAGTCGAGGAGACATCTGGTTCGACTGGTGACATCTCTCAGTTAGAGAAGTTTATCAGAGAATATGTTAAAGCTTGA